One Setaria viridis chromosome 3, Setaria_viridis_v4.0, whole genome shotgun sequence DNA window includes the following coding sequences:
- the LOC117846829 gene encoding disease resistance protein RGA5 isoform X2, producing MASALTGVMTEVIGKLMVLLGEEYTKLTGVQREVNFMKDELSSMNALLQRLAEVDHDLDLQTKEWRRQVQEMSYDIEDCIDDFIHRIGHNGMDDSAGLVRRVVQQLKALRARHQIGSQIQELKARVEDASKRRMRYKLDDRAFQSSTTAAIDPRLPSLYAEPDVLVGIERPRDELVNLLMDGEGVSVQQLKVISVVGPGGLGKTTLANEVYRRLENQFQCQAFVSLSQQPDVKKILRNILSQVSQQEYLNMEMWDEENFINAIREFLKNKRYFVVIDDIWSTQAWKTIKCALYVNNCGSRIMTTTRIVSIAKACCSPHHDYVYEIMPLSTDNSKNLFFKRTFGSKDICPPQLEEVSNEILQKCCGSPLAIVTIATLLANKASTKEEWVRVYNSIGSTLENDPDVEEMRRILSLSYDDLPHHLKTCLLYLSIFPEDYEIERDQLVKRWIAEGFINMEGEQDLEEIGEKNFNDLINRSMIQPMKINCDGRVASCRVHDMILDLLISKSVEENFASFICGKNKKISLQGKVRRLSLNYYSQEHAMVPSAAIISHCRSLSIFGYSEQMPPLSKFQVLRVLDIENGEEMEHKYFEHIMRLCHLKYLRLHLRSIPALPEQLGELQHLRTLDLGGTKITKLPKSIVQLKNLTCLRVCDLELPKEIENLRALHELSEIKINRNCSAPSLLGLGCLTELRILRLRWSIVNANPESKVIVDNLLSSLRKLGRLNLRSLCIQSYYGYSIDFLLDSWFPTPNLLQKFQMSSNYYFPRIPAWIASLGSLTYLDINVDPVQEETLEILGNLPSLMCLWITSKAADPKERLVVSSSMFICLKEFQFTCWRNRVGLMFEAGAMPRLEKLRVPFNACSGLNFGIEHLSSLKHIIIEIICSGATVHEVKALEEAIRNTADLLPNRPTLLVRTWDEENMVEESMTEEEIHTSR from the exons CAGAGGGAGGTGAACTTTATGAAGGATGAGCTGAGCAGCATGAATGCCCTTCTTCAGAGGTTGGCAGAGGTGGACCATGACCTTGATCTGCAGACCAAGGAGTGGAGGAGACAAGTGCAGGAGATGTCTTACGACATAGAGGATTGTATCGACGACTTTATACATCGCATTGGCCACAATGGCATGGATGATTCTGCAGGCCTTGTCCGTAGGGTGGTTCAACAGCTTAAGGCGCTGAGGGCTCGCCATCAAATCGGCAGCCAAATCCAGGAGCTCAAGGCACGTGTTGAAGATGCTAGCAAGCGCCGCATGAGGTACAAGCTTGATGATCGCGCCTTTCAGTCTAGCACCACAGCTGCCATCGATCCTCGTTTGCCTTCACTGTATGCTGAGCCAGATGTGCTTGTCGGTATTGAACGGCCAAGAGATGAGCTTGTCAATTTGCTAATGGACGGGGAGGGGGTGTCAGTACAGCAGCTCAAGGTGATATCTGTTGTGGGTCCTGGGGGTCTTGGTAAAACCACGCTTGCAAATGAAGTGTACCGTAGACTGGAAAACCAGTTTCAGTGTCAAGCTTTTGTTTCTCTGTCACAGCAGCCTGATGTAAAGAAGATCTTAAGAAACATACTCTCTCAAGTCAGCCAGCAGGAGTATTTAAACATGGAAATGTGGGACGAGGAAAACTTCATCAACGCAATCCGAGAATTTCTAAAGAACAAGAG GTACTTCGTTGTTATTGATGATATATGGAGTACTCAAGCATGGAAGACCATCAAATGTGCTTTGTATGTGAACAATTGTGGAAGCAGAATTATGACAACAACACGTATTGTTTCTATAGCCAAGGCTTGTTGCTCTCCTCACCACGATTATGTCTATGAAATAATGCCTCTCAGTACAGATAACTCTAAGAATCTATTCTTCAAGCGAACCTTTGGCTCCAAAGATATATGCCCTCCTCAATTGGAAGAAGTTTCCAATGAAATCTTGCAAAAATGCTGTGGTTCACCACTGGCCATTGTTACAATAGCTACTTTATTGGCTAACAAGGCCAGTACGAAAGAAGAATGGGTTAGGGTGTATAATTCAATTGGTTCAACACTGGAAAATGATCCTGATGTGGAAGAAATGAGAAGGATATTATCACTTAGCTATGATGATCTACCCCACCATTTGAAGACGTGCTTACTCTATTTAAGTATATTTCCGGAAGATTATGAGATTGAAAGGGATCAACTTGTAAAAAGATGGATCGCTGAAGGATTCATTAATATGGAGGGTGAACAAGATTTGGAGGAAATTGGAGAGAAAAATTTTAACGATCTTATCAACAGAAGCATGATTCAACCAATGAAAATCAATTGTGATGGTCGAGTGGCTTCATGCCGAGTCCATGATATGATTCTTGATCTCCTTATATCTAAGTCTGTTGAAGAAAACTTTGCCAGTTTCATCtgtggaaaaaataaaaaaatatcgtTACAGGGTAAGGTTCGCAGGCTATCTCTCAACTATTATTCGCAAGAGCATGCCATGGTTCCATCAGCAGCGATCATTTCTCATTGTCGATCACTCAGTATCTTTGGATATTCTGAACAGATGCCTCCTCTTTCGAAGTTTCAAGTTCTTCGAGTACTCGATATAGAAAATGGTGAGGAGATGGAACACAAATATTTTGAACATATAATGAGGCTTTGTCACTTGAAGTACCTGAGACTCCATCTAAGAAGCATTCCTGCACTCCCAGAACAACTTGGAGAGCTGCAGCACTTGAGGACACTGGATCTAGGAGGGACAAAAATTACAAAATTGCCAAAAAGCATTGTTCAGTTGAAAAATCTAACATGTTTGCGTGTTTGCGATCTGGAATTACCTAAAGAAATCGAGAATTTGCGTGCTCTCCATGAGCTTTCAGAGATCAAAATCAACCGAAACTGCTCGGCGCCCTCTTTGCTGGGGCTGGGCTGTCTGACTGAACTGAGGATTCTTCGACTTCGCTGGTCCATTGTCAATGCGAATCCTGAAAGCAAAGTTATTGTCGATAACTTGCTATCATCACTCCGCAAACTTGGCAGACTCAACCTTCGGTCTCTATGCATCCAGAGTTATTATGGTTATTCCATAGATTTCTTGTTGGATTCTTGGTTCCCTACCCCTAATCTCCTCCAGAAGTTTCAGATGAGCTCTAACTACTACTTCCCTAGAATTCCAGCTTGGATAGCATCACTTGGCAGCCTTACCTACCTAGACATCAATGTTGATCCAGTACAGGAGGAGACACTGGAGATCCTTGGAAACTTACCTTCGTTGATGTGCCTCTGGATAACATCAAAGGCAGCAGACCCCAAAGAAAGGCTTGTTGTGAGCAGTAGCATGTTCATATGTCTGAAGGAGTTCCAATTCACCTGCTGGAGGAATAGGGTTGGGCTGATGTTTGAAGCGGGAGCCATGCCAAGACTCGAGAAGCTGCGAGTTCCATTCAATGCATGCAGCGGTCTCAATTTTGGCATAGAGCACCTCTCTTCCCTCAAGCATATTATTATCGAGATCATTTGCAGCGGCGCGACAGTTCACGAAGTGAAGGCATTGGAGGAAGCTATCAGGAACACAGCTGATCTCCTTCCAAACAGACCCACCCTTTTAGTCCGAACATGGGATGAAGAAAATATGGTGGAGGAAAGCATGACTGAAGAGGAGATCCACACAAGCAGATGA